The Nitrospirota bacterium genome contains a region encoding:
- a CDS encoding ATP-binding protein, translating into MSQNNLETLLNELGLKTPVNAIQSESRGIIADFLKTEQEYYKQHKIKRLLRLSGIKQVKTLAQFDWQFNPRISKEDILAFSNSHWVRDASNLVLVGDTGLGKTHIAQALCYEAILLGFPTAFITAYDLISKIQKALNPATRIEYYAKMRVLCIDEIGYTFHKKEDTDVIFQIISKRSEILPTIVTTNLPLKVN; encoded by the coding sequence ATGAGCCAGAATAACCTTGAAACCCTTCTCAATGAGCTGGGGCTTAAGACCCCTGTAAATGCAATCCAGTCTGAGAGCCGTGGGATTATTGCCGATTTCCTCAAGACGGAACAGGAGTATTATAAACAACACAAAATCAAAAGACTCCTGAGGCTCTCCGGCATAAAACAGGTAAAGACCCTCGCACAGTTTGACTGGCAGTTTAACCCCAGGATCAGTAAAGAAGATATCCTTGCCTTCTCCAATTCCCACTGGGTCAGGGATGCCTCTAACCTCGTCCTTGTGGGGGATACAGGTCTTGGGAAAACGCATATAGCACAAGCTCTATGTTATGAGGCAATACTCCTGGGCTTCCCAACTGCCTTTATCACTGCTTATGACCTCATATCAAAAATCCAGAAGGCGCTGAATCCCGCTACCAGGATCGAATACTATGCAAAAATGCGGGTACTGTGTATTGATGAGATCGGCTACACATTTCATAAAAAGGAAGATACGGACGTCATCTTCCAGATCATATCCAAAAGGTCTGAGATACTTCCTACTATCGTTACCACCAATCTGCCCCTCAAAGTCAATTAA
- the istA gene encoding IS21 family transposase: MEEIRQRILYLRDVKGLSFHQIEEQTGISRKRASRIYRKCSPGDRKKRFSLLDKYQPLISNWFNDYPSLKALQVYKWLCERGVEVSYPLVVKYTRELRSKKEKVYHPLDFLPGEEGQVDWCIISHPGMGRLFCFVLILSYSRYLFAHIFPRSSFEFFIEGHIMAFSSMNGTARSLRYDNLKTVVLRRRPEIQYNPRFLDFTRHYGAEIRLCNPARGNEKGRVERVIRTMRATFFNNISMYRSLSAINQGLHEWVDDKNKTLHRATGKRPIDMFREERLKPLPAIPWKNVNVHPPVKTTKTAMMIFDTNTYSVPDYLVGMALSVYSTPTTVKIYDGNSEVASHPRSFERYKQIINPLHRSYSRLSTKARMQRIYEVISGLHPAVAEFLTKNQACGEDPQNTAYQIFKLLKQFSRGMILSIISECLTRRSPRVKTLLSYLHIQPEEASEAVCPQNSDLLNITYKARALEEYEDEPE; this comes from the coding sequence ATGGAAGAGATACGGCAGAGGATACTCTATCTGCGGGATGTTAAAGGTCTTAGCTTCCATCAGATTGAAGAGCAGACGGGGATATCCAGAAAGCGTGCATCAAGGATATACAGGAAGTGTTCTCCTGGGGACAGAAAGAAGCGATTCTCCCTGTTGGATAAGTATCAGCCACTGATTTCCAACTGGTTTAACGATTACCCGTCTCTTAAGGCGCTGCAGGTCTACAAGTGGTTATGCGAGAGAGGGGTTGAAGTGAGCTATCCACTTGTAGTGAAGTACACAAGGGAGCTTAGAAGTAAAAAGGAGAAGGTCTACCATCCCCTTGATTTTCTTCCCGGTGAAGAGGGTCAGGTAGACTGGTGTATCATCTCTCATCCTGGGATGGGCAGACTCTTTTGCTTTGTGCTCATCTTAAGTTATTCCCGTTATCTCTTCGCCCATATATTCCCCCGCTCCTCCTTCGAGTTTTTCATAGAGGGACACATCATGGCATTTTCTTCCATGAATGGCACTGCCAGAAGTCTTCGTTACGATAACCTTAAAACGGTAGTTCTAAGACGCAGGCCGGAGATTCAATACAATCCACGATTCCTTGACTTCACACGCCACTATGGCGCTGAGATACGCCTCTGTAATCCTGCACGAGGAAATGAAAAAGGCCGAGTCGAGCGAGTTATACGCACAATGAGAGCCACCTTCTTTAACAATATTTCCATGTATCGGTCCCTATCTGCCATAAACCAGGGACTCCATGAATGGGTTGATGATAAAAACAAGACCCTGCACAGGGCAACAGGAAAAAGACCTATAGATATGTTCAGAGAGGAGAGGCTTAAACCACTTCCCGCCATACCCTGGAAGAATGTTAATGTCCATCCACCGGTAAAAACCACCAAGACAGCCATGATGATCTTTGATACAAACACCTACTCTGTCCCTGATTATCTTGTCGGCATGGCATTGTCGGTTTATTCCACCCCAACCACGGTCAAGATATATGACGGAAATAGTGAGGTAGCCTCTCATCCAAGGTCATTTGAGAGATATAAGCAGATCATAAACCCCCTTCACCGCAGTTATTCCAGGCTCTCCACAAAGGCCAGGATGCAGCGCATATATGAGGTAATATCCGGCCTGCACCCTGCCGTGGCTGAGTTCCTTACAAAAAATCAAGCCTGTGGTGAAGACCCACAGAACACAGCATACCAGATATTTAAGCTGCTGAAACAGTTTAGCAGGGGGATGATATTAAGCATTATATCCGAGTGCCTTACGAGGAGAAGCCCAAGAGTAAAGACACTCCTGTCCTATCTTCATATACAGCCGGAAGAAGCGAGTGAGGCGGTCTGTCCTCAGAATTCTGATCTTCTAAATATCACTTATAAGGCCAGGGCATTGGAGGAGTATGAAGATGAGCCAGAATAA
- a CDS encoding GNAT family N-acetyltransferase yields the protein MTVLVAKTDAEIAACYPVMRELRHHITEDQFLSRVRSQESAGYRLAFLEGENGVVAVAGFRVGENLAWGRFLYVDDLVTLPEHRSKGHGAELLSWLKEQAAKEGCEQIHLDSGVQRKEAHRFYEREGMTMASLHFAEKIAPDKTLRPASPLTQRRG from the coding sequence ATGACTGTTCTTGTCGCTAAAACCGATGCGGAGATTGCCGCTTGTTATCCTGTCATGCGTGAGCTTCGTCATCATATTACTGAAGATCAATTTCTTTCCCGGGTCCGGAGCCAGGAAAGTGCTGGGTATCGCCTCGCCTTCCTTGAAGGTGAAAATGGCGTGGTGGCTGTTGCCGGGTTTCGGGTTGGTGAAAATCTGGCGTGGGGGCGTTTCCTGTATGTTGATGATCTGGTAACTCTTCCTGAGCATCGTTCAAAGGGCCATGGCGCCGAGTTGCTATCGTGGCTCAAAGAACAGGCCGCTAAGGAAGGGTGCGAACAAATACACCTCGATTCAGGTGTCCAAAGAAAAGAGGCGCACCGATTTTATGAGCGTGAAGGCATGACCATGGCCAGCCTTCACTTCGCCGAGAAAATCGCGCCCGACAAGACGCTCCGGCCAGCGTCGCCGCTGACACAGCGCCGCGGTTGA
- a CDS encoding flavin reductase family protein, which translates to MRALKLSKAFTLIESGPVVLVTTSDGRNNNIMTISWTMVVDFTPLFAITTGPWNYSYEAIRKSRECVIAIPTVDLIDQVVGVGTCSGADTDKFEKFRLTPVKGKHVRAPLIKECLANIECKVTDIIKKHNIIVLEGVAAYLDSSRKEKRTIHAIGDGTFVVDGRKLNRRKVMQSKLPDGV; encoded by the coding sequence ATGCGGGCACTGAAGCTAAGTAAGGCATTTACCCTGATAGAGTCCGGACCAGTCGTCTTGGTCACTACCAGCGATGGAAGAAATAACAACATCATGACCATCTCTTGGACCATGGTTGTGGACTTTACGCCGCTATTTGCCATAACCACGGGGCCGTGGAACTATTCCTATGAGGCGATTAGGAAATCCAGGGAATGCGTAATTGCAATTCCCACTGTTGACCTGATTGATCAGGTTGTTGGCGTGGGAACATGTTCCGGCGCCGACACAGATAAATTTGAAAAATTCCGACTAACTCCGGTGAAGGGAAAGCATGTCAGGGCGCCCTTGATTAAGGAATGCCTGGCAAATATCGAATGCAAAGTTACCGATATCATCAAAAAGCACAATATCATTGTCCTTGAAGGTGTCGCTGCTTACCTCGATAGTTCTCGAAAAGAGAAGCGAACCATTCACGCAATTGGCGACGGCACCTTCGTGGTGGATGGGCGTAAGTTGAATCGAAGGAAAGTGATGCAGTCTAAGCTTCCGGACGGTGTGTAA
- a CDS encoding GIY-YIG nuclease family protein encodes MSNDFFPPRPASRPTIYAYEDTNPQYAGLLKVGYTTLDVQSRVAQQYPILRPGKPPYQIVLEEPAMRNDGTVFTDRDVHRMLRINGVKNPDGEWFRCTVAQVKAAVIAVRDGQLNEENRSLDFRMRPEQEAAVVKTAAYFKSFRKENHNKPPHFLWNAKMRFGKTFAAYQLALKMGWRKVLVMTFKPAVQSAWEEDLKCHVDFKGWQFIRPGGLSYEHADKKKPFVCFGSFQDYLGRNPSTGGIKTRNEWVHTTHWDCVILDEYHYGAWRENAKELFESEDRKEVEFAEGAGIEDFDEDIMPITTDGYLYLSGTPFRAIASGEFIEEQIFNWTYSDEQRAKHEWQGPDNPYASLPRMVLLTYQLPDAIREIALQGEFNEFDLNVFFSAEGVGEQAKFRYADEVQKWLDLIRGAFMPTSVDNLKLGAQKPPMPFSDVRLLNVLSHTFWFLPSIASCHAMRNLLSKKQNRFYHDYVVIVAAGSTAGIGVAALPPVQEAMDNPLRTKTITLSCGKLTTGVTVRPWTGILMLRNSSSPETYFQAAFRVQSPWTIRNPDGATPNAEQIIKEECYVFDFAPDRALRQIADYSCRLNVNDLNPEKKVEEFISFLPVLAYDGSSMKQIDAAGILDMAMSGTTATLLARRWESALLVNVDNSTLKRLMGNGAAMKALMSIEGFRNLNQDIETIINKSEAVKKARREANDGQLSAKEKKQLTEEEKEYKSRRREIQEKLIKFATRIPIFMYLTDYRERCLKDVITQLEPGLFKKVTGLTVKDFELLVSLGVFNNALMNDAVFKFKRYEDSSLSYTGINKHGGEDIGLYDTVLSRKDYQAIFVNESAERYKTTKG; translated from the coding sequence ATGAGTAATGACTTCTTCCCACCGCGCCCGGCATCCCGGCCCACCATTTACGCCTATGAGGATACCAATCCGCAATACGCAGGACTGCTCAAGGTGGGGTACACTACTTTGGACGTGCAGAGCCGGGTGGCGCAGCAGTACCCCATTCTGCGACCCGGTAAACCGCCCTATCAGATTGTCCTGGAAGAACCGGCCATGCGAAATGATGGTACAGTGTTCACCGACCGCGACGTTCACCGGATGCTCCGGATCAATGGAGTAAAGAATCCGGATGGAGAATGGTTCCGTTGCACGGTCGCACAGGTCAAGGCCGCGGTCATCGCCGTCAGGGACGGCCAACTGAATGAGGAGAACCGTTCACTCGATTTCAGGATGAGGCCGGAGCAGGAAGCGGCAGTCGTGAAGACAGCTGCGTACTTCAAGAGCTTCCGCAAGGAAAACCACAACAAGCCGCCGCACTTCCTCTGGAATGCCAAGATGCGGTTCGGTAAGACCTTCGCCGCCTATCAATTGGCATTGAAAATGGGCTGGCGAAAGGTGCTCGTCATGACCTTCAAGCCGGCTGTGCAGAGCGCATGGGAAGAGGACTTGAAGTGCCACGTGGATTTCAAGGGCTGGCAGTTCATCAGGCCTGGCGGCCTTTCGTATGAGCACGCCGACAAGAAAAAGCCCTTCGTCTGCTTTGGGTCGTTTCAGGACTACCTGGGCAGAAATCCGAGTACTGGCGGGATCAAGACCAGGAATGAATGGGTACATACCACTCACTGGGATTGCGTCATTCTGGACGAATACCACTACGGCGCATGGCGGGAGAACGCGAAGGAGCTGTTCGAGTCTGAGGACAGGAAGGAAGTCGAGTTTGCTGAGGGCGCGGGTATCGAAGACTTCGATGAGGACATCATGCCCATCACAACGGACGGGTATCTCTATCTGTCCGGCACGCCATTCCGGGCGATTGCATCAGGCGAGTTCATCGAGGAGCAGATATTCAACTGGACCTATTCAGATGAACAGCGGGCAAAGCATGAATGGCAAGGCCCGGACAATCCCTACGCCTCACTGCCCCGCATGGTGCTGCTGACCTACCAGTTACCGGACGCGATCCGGGAAATCGCCCTGCAGGGTGAGTTCAATGAATTTGATCTGAATGTCTTTTTCTCCGCCGAAGGGGTCGGGGAACAGGCAAAATTCAGGTATGCGGACGAAGTTCAGAAGTGGCTCGACCTGATCCGTGGCGCATTTATGCCGACCAGTGTGGACAACCTGAAACTTGGCGCACAGAAGCCTCCGATGCCTTTCTCGGACGTCCGATTGCTGAATGTCCTCTCGCACACATTCTGGTTTTTGCCGAGCATCGCTTCATGTCACGCCATGCGGAACCTGCTGTCTAAGAAGCAGAACCGTTTTTATCACGATTACGTGGTGATTGTGGCAGCGGGAAGCACCGCCGGGATCGGCGTGGCGGCCTTGCCGCCCGTGCAGGAGGCCATGGACAATCCTCTCAGAACGAAGACCATTACCCTTTCCTGTGGCAAACTGACCACGGGCGTGACAGTCAGACCATGGACAGGGATACTCATGCTCCGAAACTCGTCCAGCCCGGAGACATATTTTCAGGCCGCCTTTCGGGTTCAATCGCCATGGACAATCAGGAATCCCGATGGCGCTACCCCGAATGCAGAGCAGATCATCAAAGAGGAATGCTACGTCTTCGATTTCGCTCCTGACCGGGCCCTGCGGCAGATTGCCGACTACAGTTGCCGCCTGAACGTCAACGACTTAAACCCCGAAAAAAAGGTCGAGGAGTTCATCAGCTTCCTGCCTGTCCTGGCCTACGACGGCAGTTCGATGAAGCAGATTGATGCCGCCGGAATCCTCGACATGGCCATGAGTGGTACAACAGCGACGTTACTTGCCAGGCGCTGGGAAAGCGCGCTGCTGGTTAACGTGGACAACAGCACCCTGAAACGTCTTATGGGTAACGGAGCGGCGATGAAGGCGCTCATGAGCATCGAGGGTTTTCGCAACCTGAATCAGGACATCGAGACGATCATCAACAAGTCAGAGGCCGTGAAAAAGGCGCGCAGGGAAGCAAACGACGGGCAGTTGTCCGCAAAGGAGAAAAAGCAGCTGACTGAGGAAGAGAAGGAATACAAGAGCAGGCGCAGGGAAATTCAGGAGAAACTCATCAAGTTTGCCACGCGCATCCCCATCTTCATGTATCTGACAGATTACCGCGAGCGGTGCCTGAAGGATGTCATTACCCAGCTGGAACCGGGCTTGTTTAAGAAGGTCACCGGCCTGACAGTAAAAGACTTTGAACTCCTCGTGAGCCTTGGTGTCTTCAATAACGCCCTGATGAATGATGCGGTTTTCAAGTTCAAGCGCTATGAGGATTCCAGCCTGAGCTATACCGGAATCAACAAACACGGGGGCGAAGACATCGGCCTTTACGATACGGTCCTGTCGCGGAAAGATTACCAGGCCATCTTTGTCAATGAATCTGCGGAGCGTTACAAAACTACCAAGGGTTGA
- a CDS encoding DUF1016 family protein: protein MSKGKKQAPAVKPDALFDRVVSILDQARGNVVRAVNTNMVLAYWLIGREIVEEIQRGKGRAEYGEKVVETLSKQLTDRYGKGFSVTNLWYFRQFYLAFADRHRIPHPLGGESSVALISSPTGREFPEGFSPQLSWSHYRALMRVENSEARDFYEREAVAGGWDKRTLERQIQSYYYERISKSRKPEKMLTEGRRLPIPATAADELKNPYVLEFLGLPDVAMLHESNLERAIITHLQRFLLELGNGFAFVARQKHIRIEEQDRYIDLVFYHCRLKFYLLIDLKVGELTHADVGQMDGYVRMYDGLFVAPDDNPTIGLILCTEKNETVARYSVLKDRRQIFASKYMLCLPTEEQLRLEVEKERMLIEAAQEEHGHE, encoded by the coding sequence ATGAGTAAAGGCAAGAAGCAGGCGCCGGCAGTGAAACCGGATGCGCTCTTCGACCGGGTGGTTTCGATCCTCGATCAGGCGCGGGGAAACGTCGTCCGCGCGGTCAACACGAACATGGTGCTGGCATACTGGCTGATAGGCAGGGAGATCGTGGAGGAAATCCAGCGCGGCAAGGGGCGGGCGGAATACGGTGAGAAGGTGGTGGAGACTCTGTCAAAGCAATTGACGGATCGGTATGGGAAAGGATTTTCTGTCACAAATCTGTGGTATTTCAGGCAGTTCTATCTTGCTTTCGCGGATCGTCATCGAATTCCCCACCCATTGGGTGGAGAATCTTCAGTTGCCCTGATTTCCTCCCCAACGGGGAGGGAATTTCCCGAGGGTTTTTCGCCACAACTTTCCTGGTCGCATTACCGCGCCCTGATGCGGGTAGAGAACTCAGAAGCTCGGGATTTCTATGAGCGGGAAGCTGTCGCGGGCGGTTGGGACAAGCGCACGCTGGAGCGGCAGATTCAATCATACTATTACGAGCGCATCTCAAAGAGCCGCAAGCCTGAGAAAATGCTGACGGAAGGACGGCGTCTGCCAATTCCGGCGACGGCCGCCGATGAACTGAAGAATCCGTACGTCCTGGAGTTTTTGGGGTTGCCGGACGTGGCAATGCTCCATGAATCAAATCTGGAACGGGCGATCATCACCCACTTGCAGCGGTTCCTCCTGGAATTGGGCAACGGCTTCGCCTTTGTCGCCCGACAAAAGCATATCCGCATTGAGGAACAGGACCGCTATATTGATCTGGTCTTTTATCACTGTCGCCTGAAATTCTATCTGCTGATCGACCTGAAGGTGGGCGAGCTGACGCATGCGGATGTCGGACAGATGGATGGCTATGTGCGCATGTACGACGGCCTTTTCGTTGCGCCGGATGACAATCCCACCATTGGCCTTATCCTCTGCACGGAGAAAAATGAAACCGTGGCGCGCTATTCGGTGCTGAAAGACCGCAGGCAGATCTTCGCATCCAAATATATGCTGTGCCTTCCGACGGAGGAGCAGCTCCGCCTGGAGGTCGAGAAAGAACGCATGCTGATCGAGGCGGCCCAGGAGGAACACGGCCATGAGTAA
- a CDS encoding Bro-N domain-containing protein produces MKDEKTLAVFENFKIRRFYDEKAETWYFSVVDIIAALLQQPDYQTARKYWNKLKERLKAEGSQTVTNCHQLKMVAEDGKMRLTDTADTETLLRLIQSVPSPKAEPIKLWLARVGYERIQDMGDPARSIDRAREYWRQHGRSDKWIQQRMMGQETRNKLTDYWKTHDIRGEDEYAILTNIIHQEWSGISVKEHKQIKRLKNQNLRDHMSEAELIFTALAELSSRQIAESVEATGMTENAEAGRKGGGIAKKARKELERKTGRKVVTGENFLPPPKPAKRLTGADGGK; encoded by the coding sequence ATGAAAGACGAGAAAACTTTGGCGGTTTTTGAGAATTTTAAAATACGCCGGTTTTATGACGAGAAAGCCGAGACATGGTATTTCTCTGTCGTGGATATTATCGCGGCGCTGCTTCAGCAGCCGGATTATCAGACTGCCCGGAAATACTGGAATAAGCTGAAAGAGCGGTTGAAGGCAGAAGGCAGTCAAACGGTGACAAATTGTCACCAGTTGAAAATGGTTGCGGAAGACGGGAAGATGCGCCTTACCGACACAGCCGATACGGAAACCCTACTGCGCCTTATCCAGTCTGTCCCCAGCCCCAAGGCGGAGCCGATCAAGCTTTGGCTGGCCAGGGTCGGCTACGAGCGCATCCAGGACATGGGCGACCCGGCCCGCTCGATTGACCGCGCGCGCGAATACTGGCGGCAGCACGGACGCAGTGATAAGTGGATTCAACAGCGGATGATGGGCCAGGAGACCCGCAACAAGCTGACCGACTACTGGAAGACGCACGACATCAGGGGCGAGGATGAATACGCCATTCTGACCAACATCATCCATCAGGAATGGAGCGGCATCTCGGTCAAGGAGCACAAGCAAATAAAGCGATTGAAGAACCAAAACCTGCGCGACCACATGAGCGAGGCGGAATTGATCTTCACCGCGCTGGCCGAGCTGTCCTCGCGCCAGATTGCCGAAAGCGTCGAGGCAACCGGCATGACTGAAAATGCCGAAGCCGGCCGCAAGGGCGGCGGTATTGCAAAGAAGGCGCGCAAGGAATTGGAACGTAAGACCGGGCGAAAGGTGGTCACCGGCGAGAACTTCCTGCCTCCGCCCAAACCGGCGAAGAGATTGACGGGGGCCGATGGAGGCAAATGA
- a CDS encoding Eco57I restriction-modification methylase domain-containing protein, protein MFSNNSYNPDVLTCIANLSSDEVFTPPQLVNRILDLFPADLWSDPDATFLDPGCKSGVFLREIARRLDKGLEKQIPNRQKRINHIFRNQLYGLAITELTALLSRRSVYCSRTANGKYSVCEAFDTPQGNICFERTEHAWENGRCTFCGANEENFGRGSELETHAYQIIHTKNPEEIFKMKFDVIIGNPPYQLSDGGFGRSASPIYQKFVQQAKKLNPRYLTMIIPSRWFGGGKGLDEFRSEMLNDDRIRKIVDFEDSSEVFPGVSVAGGICYFLWERDSRGLCEVVNMHNGVEAVSTRHLNEFSIFIRHGQAVPIIRKVLARDEKRMNSQVSAYKPFGLRTYVKPQKTGDIVLHWQKGEGPYKRKDITAGVEMIDKWKVISSRSGHEHAGNPGTDGARRVLAKTVVLLPGTVCTETYLVIGSYSTEAQARNLLAYMKTRFFRFLMSLFMYSHGITKDTYAFIPILDMTKRWTDDMLYKRYGLTKGEITFIESKIRPMEASNE, encoded by the coding sequence GTGTTCAGCAACAATAGCTACAACCCGGATGTGCTGACCTGCATTGCCAACCTGAGCAGCGACGAAGTATTCACGCCGCCGCAACTGGTGAACCGGATTCTCGACCTCTTTCCGGCGGACCTCTGGAGCGACCCGGACGCCACGTTCCTCGATCCGGGATGCAAGTCCGGCGTATTCCTGCGCGAGATCGCAAGACGCCTTGACAAAGGGCTGGAAAAGCAGATCCCCAACCGCCAGAAGCGGATAAACCACATCTTCCGGAACCAGCTCTACGGCCTCGCCATCACGGAACTGACCGCCCTGCTCTCACGCCGGTCAGTGTACTGCTCCAGGACCGCGAACGGGAAATACTCCGTCTGCGAGGCCTTCGATACCCCGCAGGGGAATATCTGCTTTGAGCGGACTGAGCATGCCTGGGAGAACGGCCGATGTACGTTCTGCGGGGCTAACGAGGAAAACTTTGGCCGGGGTTCGGAACTGGAGACCCACGCCTATCAAATTATTCACACCAAAAATCCGGAGGAGATATTCAAAATGAAATTCGATGTCATCATAGGCAATCCACCGTATCAGTTGAGCGATGGCGGCTTCGGGCGAAGCGCCTCACCCATCTACCAGAAGTTTGTTCAACAGGCCAAGAAACTTAATCCTCGCTATCTGACCATGATTATCCCCTCGCGCTGGTTCGGAGGCGGCAAGGGGTTAGACGAGTTTCGCAGCGAGATGCTTAACGATGACCGCATCCGCAAGATCGTGGATTTTGAGGACTCCTCGGAAGTCTTTCCTGGTGTAAGTGTCGCGGGCGGCATCTGCTACTTCCTGTGGGAAAGAGATTCCAGAGGCCTGTGTGAAGTAGTAAATATGCACAATGGCGTCGAAGCTGTCTCTACAAGGCACCTCAATGAGTTTAGTATTTTCATCAGACACGGTCAGGCGGTTCCTATCATCAGAAAAGTGCTGGCGAGAGATGAGAAACGAATGAACTCTCAAGTTTCAGCCTATAAGCCCTTCGGACTGCGTACCTATGTCAAGCCACAGAAGACCGGTGACATCGTATTGCACTGGCAGAAAGGCGAAGGCCCGTACAAAAGAAAGGACATCACCGCCGGGGTTGAGATGATTGACAAGTGGAAGGTCATTTCGTCTCGCTCTGGCCACGAGCATGCCGGCAATCCCGGCACAGACGGTGCACGTAGGGTGCTCGCAAAGACCGTTGTCTTGCTCCCTGGTACTGTCTGCACGGAAACCTACTTGGTGATCGGAAGTTACTCTACAGAAGCACAGGCTCGAAACTTGCTCGCCTATATGAAAACACGCTTCTTTCGTTTCCTGATGTCCTTATTCATGTATTCCCATGGGATTACGAAGGACACATACGCTTTCATTCCCATCTTAGACATGACCAAACGTTGGACTGACGACATGCTCTACAAACGTTACGGTCTGACAAAGGGCGAGATCACCTTCATCGAATCGAAAATCCGCCCCATGGAGGCAAGCAATGAGTAA
- a CDS encoding SAM-dependent DNA methyltransferase, with protein MESQVISRKRVADHGEVLTGRREVNAMLDLVKQETERIESRFLEPACGNGNFLTVILERKLAVVEKRYAKSQLDFERYAILAVSSVYGIDILEDNVRQCRHRLYSVFDCDFYSRLFRNRAKDKCREAVRFILERNIIWGDALTLKTVGGKPGYIIFSEWSPLNGSMLKRRDFTFHGLLEHEGMKELPLFSDLGEDVFIPTPEKEYPPVHFMEIARVQQQ; from the coding sequence ATGGAATCGCAAGTTATATCCAGGAAACGGGTTGCGGATCATGGCGAGGTGTTGACCGGCAGGCGTGAGGTCAACGCCATGCTCGATCTTGTGAAGCAGGAAACGGAACGCATCGAGTCCCGTTTTCTTGAACCGGCTTGCGGTAACGGAAACTTCCTGACTGTAATCCTGGAACGGAAGCTGGCCGTAGTGGAAAAGCGCTACGCCAAGTCGCAACTGGATTTTGAGCGTTATGCGATACTGGCGGTGTCCTCGGTCTATGGTATTGACATTCTGGAGGACAACGTCCGTCAGTGCAGGCATCGGCTTTACAGCGTGTTTGACTGCGATTTCTACTCACGGCTTTTCAGGAACCGGGCGAAGGACAAGTGCCGGGAGGCGGTCCGGTTCATTCTGGAGCGCAACATCATCTGGGGCGATGCCCTGACGCTAAAGACTGTGGGAGGAAAGCCAGGATACATCATCTTTTCGGAATGGTCGCCGCTCAACGGCAGCATGCTCAAGCGGCGCGACTTCACGTTCCACGGATTACTGGAGCACGAGGGCATGAAGGAGCTGCCGCTCTTCTCCGATCTTGGGGAAGACGTATTCATACCCACTCCTGAGAAGGAGTATCCGCCCGTCCATTTCATGGAGATAGCCCGTGTTCAGCAACAATAG
- a CDS encoding class I SAM-dependent methyltransferase gives MLQTNTEATVDPSEQYRYDVLKRNIETHRIVRDKFSIPTSDMALRRVAEKYVKPQWATGSISSVDALFIYDMVRCVLPDTVVEIGTASGGSTTVLLLSLSDNGVPLVNGPGRRAVHTFDISTHCYFDMSWPVGSAVYELVPQLSGGVEFHKGKTAVDAAKMFPGKSISLALIDANHRHPWPTTDLICLLPILKPGAWVILHDINLPALAVAHEQRTGTSVDWHDHGPKLLYENWPFEKVCGVNEGNNIGAIQIPHHERLRSDDIKKIVDIPWESNIEESSRSVLDDFMINFL, from the coding sequence TTGCTACAGACAAATACAGAGGCAACGGTCGATCCATCTGAACAATATCGTTATGATGTATTAAAGCGCAATATCGAGACGCATCGCATTGTCAGAGACAAATTTTCTATTCCAACGTCTGACATGGCGTTACGACGCGTTGCAGAAAAATATGTTAAACCACAATGGGCAACTGGAAGCATCAGCAGCGTAGATGCACTTTTCATTTATGACATGGTAAGGTGCGTTCTTCCTGACACTGTTGTGGAAATTGGCACTGCATCCGGCGGTTCAACAACGGTGCTGCTCTTGTCACTGTCTGACAATGGCGTTCCGCTTGTTAACGGGCCCGGAAGGCGGGCTGTCCACACCTTTGATATCAGCACTCATTGTTATTTTGATATGAGTTGGCCAGTTGGTTCTGCAGTATACGAATTAGTTCCTCAATTATCCGGCGGGGTTGAATTCCATAAAGGAAAGACAGCCGTTGATGCTGCAAAAATGTTTCCCGGGAAATCAATATCACTTGCGCTCATAGATGCCAATCATCGCCATCCATGGCCGACTACAGACTTGATCTGCCTACTCCCGATCTTAAAGCCAGGGGCGTGGGTTATTTTGCATGATATCAATCTTCCTGCCCTCGCAGTTGCCCACGAGCAACGCACAGGGACATCAGTGGATTGGCACGATCATGGCCCCAAGCTGCTATATGAAAACTGGCCATTTGAAAAAGTATGCGGTGTTAATGAAGGGAACAATATTGGGGCGATTCAAATACCTCATCATGAAAGATTGAGATCAGATGACATTAAAAAAATTGTTGATATACCATGGGAATCTAACATCGAGGAATCTTCACGGAGTGTTCTCGATGATTTTATGATCAATTTCTTATGA